GTGGTTCGCGGGCAAGAAGGCGATCAAGGGCGCGACGGCCCGCTCGCTCCGGTTGGGCGCGAAGCTCACCGGCAAGCGGATCAGTCTGCGCGTCGTCGTGTCCCTGCCAGGTCACCAGACCGCGACGGTGACCAGCGCCAAGACCGCGAAGGTCAAGCGCCGCTGACCTCCCGGCGGGAGTGAGGCCCGGAGTGGCCCAACCGCGTGACTCGCGGTTGGGCCGTTCCGGCGGTACGGTATGAATCGTTTCAAGAGCCAAGAGTGGGAGAGTGGGGCCATGCGGGTCGCGTTGATGGTCACCTGCGTCAACGACGCCATGTTCCCGGGCACGGGCCAGGCCGTCGTCCGGCTGCTGCGGCGGCTCGGCGTCGATGTCGACTTCCCCCAGGCGCAGACCTGCTGCGGGCAGCCGATGGTCAACACCGGCTACCTCGACGAGGCGGTGCCCGCGGTGCGGTCCTTCGTCCGGGCCTTCGAGGGGTACGACGCCGTCGTCACCCCGTCCGGCTCGTGCGCCGGGTCCGCGCGGCACCAGCACCAGCTCGTGGCGGCGCGCTCCGGAGACACCGGCCTGGCGGCCGCGGTCGCGCAGACCTCGCCGAGGACCCACGAGCTGAGTGAGTTCCTCGTCGACGTGCTCGGGGTGACGGACGTCGGGGCGTACTTCCCACACTCGGTGGCCTACCACCCGACCTGCCACTCGCTGCGGATGCTCGGAGTCGGCGACCGGCCACGCCGGTTGCTGGAGAAGGTCCGCGGACTGCGACTCGTGGACCTGCCGAAGGCCGAGGAGTGCTGCGGCTTCGGCGGCACCTTCGCGCTGAAGAACTCCGACACCTCGGTGGCGATGGGATCCGACAAGGCGCGCCACGTGCGCGAGACCGGCGCCGAGGTCCTCGTCGCCGGGGACAACTCGTGCCTGATGCACATCGGGGGAGTGCTCAACCGGGGGCGGTCGGGCGTCCGGGTGATGCACCTCGCGGAGGTCCTCGCCTCGACCGAGGAGCAGCCGGCATGACGGGCCCGACGACCGGGACCTTCGTCGGCATGCCGGCCTTCCCCACAGCAGCCCGGACAGCACTGGCCGACACCCAGCTGCGCCACAACCTGGCCCACGCCACCGGCGTGATCCGCGGCAAGCGGGCCGCGGTGGTCGGCGAGGTCGACAACTGGGAGGAGCTGCGCCTGGCCGGCGCGGCCGTCAAGGAGCGCGCGCTGCGCTCGCTCGACACCCACCTCGTGCAGCTCGAGGAGTCGCTGACCGCACGCGGCGCCGTCGTGCACTGGGCGCGCGACGCCGAGGAGGCCAACCGGGTCGTCGTCGACATCGCCCGTGCGCACGCCGTCGACGAGGTCGTGAAGGTCAAGTCGATGGTCACCCAGGAGATCGCGCTCAACGAGGCGCTCGAAGCCTCGGGCATCGCGGCCTGGGAGACCGACCTCGCCGAGCTGATCGTCCAGCTGGGGGGCGACCTGCCCAGCCACATCCTGGTGCCCGCCATCCACCGCAACCGGGCCGAGATCCGCGAGATCTTCCGCCGCCGGATGGGCGAGGTCGGCCGGCCCGCCCCCGACGACCTCACCGACGAGCCGGCGGTGCTGGCCGGAGCTGCCCGCGAGCACCTGCGCGAGAAGTTCCTGCGCGCCCGGATGGCCGTCTCCGGCGCGAACTTCGCCGTGGCCGACACCGGCACCCTGGTCGTCGTCGAGTCCGAGGGCAACGGCCGGATGTGCCTGACCCTGCCCGAGGTGCTGGTCAGCATCGTCGGCATCGAGAAGGTCGTCCCGACCTGGGCCGAGCTCGACCCGCTGCTCCGGCTGCTGCCGCGCTCCTCGACCGGTGAGCGGATGAACCCCTACACCTCGACCTGGACCGGCATCACGCCCGGCGACGGCCCCCAGGAGGTGCACGTC
The genomic region above belongs to Nocardioides sp. QY071 and contains:
- a CDS encoding (Fe-S)-binding protein, translated to MRVALMVTCVNDAMFPGTGQAVVRLLRRLGVDVDFPQAQTCCGQPMVNTGYLDEAVPAVRSFVRAFEGYDAVVTPSGSCAGSARHQHQLVAARSGDTGLAAAVAQTSPRTHELSEFLVDVLGVTDVGAYFPHSVAYHPTCHSLRMLGVGDRPRRLLEKVRGLRLVDLPKAEECCGFGGTFALKNSDTSVAMGSDKARHVRETGAEVLVAGDNSCLMHIGGVLNRGRSGVRVMHLAEVLASTEEQPA
- a CDS encoding lactate utilization protein B produces the protein MTGPTTGTFVGMPAFPTAARTALADTQLRHNLAHATGVIRGKRAAVVGEVDNWEELRLAGAAVKERALRSLDTHLVQLEESLTARGAVVHWARDAEEANRVVVDIARAHAVDEVVKVKSMVTQEIALNEALEASGIAAWETDLAELIVQLGGDLPSHILVPAIHRNRAEIREIFRRRMGEVGRPAPDDLTDEPAVLAGAAREHLREKFLRARMAVSGANFAVADTGTLVVVESEGNGRMCLTLPEVLVSIVGIEKVVPTWAELDPLLRLLPRSSTGERMNPYTSTWTGITPGDGPQEVHVVLLDNGRTRALADETGRQALRCIRCSACLNVCPVYERTGGHAYGSVYPGPIGAILNPLLRGTGDPQTDSLPYASSLCGACFEACPVRIDIPEVLVHLRSQVVDGHREDRIPKPEAVAFRGAAWAFGDASRLDRVERLSSVAGRILRRRGRTSLGRLPGPGSAWTDARDLPAPPTESFREWWQRTDGGERP